In the genome of Desulfuromonas sp. DDH964, one region contains:
- a CDS encoding CBS domain-containing protein produces MKTVRELVKAKGQEVWTVRPDQTVYAALELMAEKEIGALVVVEREQVIGILSERDYARKVVLRGVTSRETKVAEIMSKRVVFVRPEQTVEECLGLMTQKRCRHLPVMKDKKLVGLISIGDAVKEIIAAKEHLISQLENYILSG; encoded by the coding sequence ATGAAAACGGTACGGGAGTTGGTTAAGGCGAAAGGTCAGGAGGTGTGGACCGTGCGGCCCGACCAAACAGTCTACGCCGCCCTCGAACTGATGGCGGAAAAGGAGATCGGCGCCCTGGTGGTCGTCGAGCGGGAGCAGGTCATCGGCATCCTGTCGGAACGGGATTACGCCCGCAAGGTAGTCCTCAGGGGGGTGACCTCCCGCGAGACGAAGGTTGCTGAAATCATGAGTAAACGGGTCGTTTTCGTGCGACCGGAGCAGACCGTGGAGGAGTGCCTGGGACTGATGACCCAGAAACGCTGTCGGCACCTTCCGGTGATGAAGGATAAAAAACTGGTCGGGCTGATCTCCATCGGCGATGCGGTCAAGGAGATTATCGCCGCCAAGGAGCACCTGATCAGCCAGCTGGAGAACTACATCCTCTCCGGGTGA
- a CDS encoding ATP-binding protein has translation MINLKPEVVARLERVLSSVEMLLPKAVAAVDWATCTAANWRRHSFSGYLEPVKVTDTTTLDELLGVEKQKETMISNTRQFLFGLPANNALLWGSRGTGKSSLVKALLNQFAAEGLRVIQVEKEDLIYLSEIFAAVENEPFRFILLCDDLTFEVGELSYKMLKSALDGSVYSAPENVLIYVTSNRRHLLPEYESDKIGGKYVNGELQQSEATEEKVSLSDRFGLWVPFHVFNQDRYVEAVRLSIDREARKRQLEIPWTRELEQEAIKWSHDKSKRCGRTAFQFAKNYVGRYLLRLRAA, from the coding sequence ATGATCAACCTGAAACCCGAAGTCGTCGCCCGCCTCGAGCGGGTCCTCAGTTCCGTCGAAATGCTGCTCCCCAAAGCGGTCGCTGCCGTCGACTGGGCAACCTGCACCGCTGCCAACTGGCGGCGCCACTCCTTCTCCGGCTACCTCGAGCCGGTCAAGGTGACCGACACCACCACCCTCGACGAACTCCTCGGCGTCGAGAAGCAGAAAGAGACGATGATCAGCAACACCCGCCAGTTCCTCTTCGGCCTGCCGGCCAACAACGCGCTCCTCTGGGGGTCCCGCGGGACCGGCAAGTCGTCCCTGGTCAAGGCGCTGCTCAACCAGTTCGCCGCCGAGGGGCTGCGCGTGATCCAGGTGGAGAAAGAGGACCTGATCTATCTCTCCGAAATCTTCGCCGCGGTGGAGAACGAACCGTTCCGTTTCATCCTCCTGTGTGACGATCTGACCTTCGAGGTCGGCGAACTGAGTTACAAGATGCTCAAGAGCGCCCTCGACGGATCGGTCTATTCGGCGCCGGAGAACGTCCTGATCTACGTCACCTCCAACCGCCGCCACCTGCTTCCCGAATACGAGAGCGACAAGATCGGCGGCAAGTACGTCAACGGTGAACTGCAGCAGAGTGAGGCGACCGAGGAAAAGGTCTCCCTCTCCGACCGCTTCGGCCTCTGGGTTCCCTTCCACGTCTTCAACCAGGATCGTTATGTCGAGGCGGTCCGTCTCTCGATCGACCGCGAGGCCCGCAAGCGCCAGCTCGAAATCCCCTGGACGCGGGAACTGGAACAGGAGGCGATCAAGTGGTCCCACGACAAGAGCAAGCGTTGTGGCCGCACCGCCTTCCAGTTCGCCAAGAACTATGTCGGACGCTACCTGTTACGCTTGCGGGCGGCCTGA
- a CDS encoding c-type cytochrome, giving the protein MKQFEKREWGLALMLTVLFLAGAVLTTSTVAEEVARPSTGGPPGEAVQLSGDAVSGAKLFVDNCLPCHGAEGKGGVANPGSADGTVPPLNPIDQTMVSPDAKVFATNIDLFLEHGSIPEGSKPAMTMPAWGAGNLLTQQQIADLIAYLIKLNPAP; this is encoded by the coding sequence ATGAAACAGTTCGAAAAAAGAGAATGGGGCTTAGCTCTCATGCTCACGGTTCTATTCCTGGCTGGTGCCGTTTTGACCACCAGTACAGTTGCTGAAGAAGTGGCTCGTCCCTCGACCGGTGGCCCCCCGGGAGAGGCCGTTCAGCTTTCCGGGGATGCCGTATCCGGGGCAAAGCTTTTTGTTGATAACTGCCTCCCCTGTCATGGCGCCGAAGGGAAGGGGGGAGTCGCGAACCCGGGGTCTGCCGATGGGACCGTTCCTCCGCTCAACCCTATTGATCAAACGATGGTGAGTCCGGATGCCAAGGTTTTTGCCACCAATATTGATCTCTTCCTGGAGCATGGATCGATTCCGGAAGGGAGCAAACCGGCCATGACCATGCCAGCCTGGGGAGCCGGCAATTTGTTGACCCAGCAGCAAATTGCCGATCTGATTGCCTATCTGATTAAACTTAATCCGGCACCTTAA
- the ltrA gene encoding group II intron reverse transcriptase/maturase, producing the protein MTTRAAEVPVEIPGAVPEGSGRKPPEHGSGASNVTATRDPSWTKAERGLMEDVVSRPNMMAALERVEANKGAPGIDEMTTGELRGFLKEKWPTIREELLNGTYRPQPVRKVEIEKPDGGVRTLGIPTVCDRLIQQALHQVLTPLFDPDFSESSYGYRPGRSAWQAVRAARRHVADGKRWVVDIDLEKFFDRVNHDILMSRVARKVEDKRVLLLIRRYLQAGVLEGGLVSQRVEGTPQGGPLSPLLSNILLDAFDKELERRGHAFCRYADDCNIYVQTRRSGQRVMASLTRFLEERLALKVNVAKSAVDRPWKRVFLGYSMTFHKKPRLKVAESRVKRFKAGLRKVCRRGRGRSLAQVIKEITPKLRGWASYFRLAEVKGIFEELDKWLRRKLRCILWRQWKRPYTRAKRLMQRGLPEARAWKSATNGRGPWWNSGASHMNEAYPTSFFRYLGLIRLTDQHRRFQSAL; encoded by the coding sequence ATGACGACCAGAGCAGCAGAAGTCCCGGTCGAGATACCGGGAGCCGTCCCGGAGGGCAGCGGCCGGAAGCCGCCAGAGCATGGGAGCGGTGCGTCAAACGTCACGGCAACGAGAGACCCTTCCTGGACGAAAGCGGAAAGGGGGCTGATGGAAGACGTCGTCAGCCGCCCGAACATGATGGCGGCCTTAGAGCGGGTGGAAGCCAACAAGGGCGCCCCCGGCATCGACGAGATGACGACGGGCGAGCTTCGCGGTTTTCTCAAGGAGAAGTGGCCGACCATCAGGGAAGAGTTGCTGAATGGGACGTATCGCCCCCAGCCGGTGCGGAAGGTGGAAATCGAGAAGCCCGACGGGGGAGTGCGCACCCTGGGAATCCCCACGGTGTGCGATCGGCTCATTCAGCAGGCGCTGCATCAGGTGCTGACGCCGCTATTCGATCCGGACTTCTCCGAGAGCTCCTACGGGTATCGTCCCGGACGGAGTGCCTGGCAGGCGGTTAGAGCCGCCCGTCGGCATGTGGCCGACGGCAAGCGCTGGGTGGTCGATATCGACCTGGAGAAGTTCTTCGACCGGGTGAACCACGACATCCTCATGTCGCGGGTCGCCCGTAAGGTCGAAGACAAGCGGGTATTGCTGCTCATCCGGCGGTACCTGCAAGCCGGAGTGCTCGAAGGCGGGCTTGTGTCGCAGAGGGTGGAAGGGACGCCGCAGGGTGGTCCCCTCTCACCTCTTCTGTCGAACATCCTGCTCGACGCGTTCGACAAGGAACTGGAGAGGCGCGGTCACGCCTTCTGCCGCTACGCCGACGACTGCAACATTTACGTGCAGACCAGGCGCAGCGGCCAAAGGGTCATGGCCAGTCTCACCCGGTTCCTGGAGGAGCGGCTGGCACTCAAGGTCAACGTCGCCAAAAGCGCCGTCGACCGTCCTTGGAAAAGGGTCTTTCTGGGTTACAGCATGACCTTTCACAAGAAACCCCGCCTCAAAGTGGCGGAGTCGAGAGTGAAGCGGTTCAAGGCCGGACTCAGGAAGGTCTGCCGACGGGGCAGGGGACGCAGTCTCGCTCAGGTCATCAAAGAAATCACCCCGAAGCTACGGGGGTGGGCCTCTTACTTCCGCCTGGCGGAGGTCAAAGGCATCTTCGAAGAACTGGACAAATGGCTGCGGCGGAAGCTGCGCTGCATTCTATGGCGACAGTGGAAGCGCCCCTATACCCGGGCCAAGAGGTTGATGCAGCGGGGATTGCCGGAAGCCCGGGCGTGGAAATCGGCCACGAACGGGCGAGGCCCCTGGTGGAACTCAGGGGCCTCGCACATGAATGAAGCGTATCCGACATCCTTCTTTCGCTACTTGGGGCTGATCCGCTTGACCGATCAGCACCGCCGCTTTCAGAGCGCCTTGTGA
- a CDS encoding bifunctional aconitate hydratase 2/2-methylisocitrate dehydratase: MIETYLKHQEERNAQGIPALPLNPEQTRELCALLQNPPVGKEEFLKDLFKNRISPGVDPAAEVKAGFLAEILAGKATSKLIDKKEAVQILGTMMGGYNVKPLIDALKDAALADEAACALSGMTLVYDGFDEVVALAKTNAAAKKVLTSWANAEWFTHKPAMPETIKVKVYKVDGEINTDDFSPAGDAWSRPDIPLHALAMGKTRFPDGNATIAKFRAEGHQVAFVGDVVGTGSSRKSACNSVLWHIGNEIPCVPNKKTGGVIIGGVIAPIFFNTAQDSGALPLKMDVTKFNTGDVIVINTKKGEVTNEAGDILTTFEIKPNTVPDEFRAGGRIPLIIGRALTDKARTALGMGATDLFTLPINPTPKPGQGYTLAQKMVGKACGVEGVLAGTACEPKMTTVGSQDTTGPMTADELKELACLKFLSPMFMQSFCHTAAYPKPADVKMHKTLPGFIAERGGVALRPGDGVIHSWLNRLLLPDTVGTGGDSHTRFPIGISFPAGSGLVAFAGAMGFMPLDMPESVLVRFKGKFNPGITLRDAVNAIPYWAIQQGLLTVPKKNKKNIFNGRILEMEGLPELSVEQAFELTDAAAERSAAAGCIQLSEESVCTYLRSNVALMEKMIAEGYQDPQTLQNRIDAVNAWLKAPKLLKADKNAEYAAVIEIDLADITEPILACPNDPDDVKLLSQVAGTPIQDVFLGSCMTNIGHFRAAAEIWRGQKFNPAVRTWICPPTRMDQQQLKDEALYAIYSAMGARIEIAGCSLCMGNQARVPDGVNMFSTSTRNFDDRIGNGAQVYLGSAELGAVTTNLGKLPTPEEYLAVYQEKIAPKADTIYKYLQFDEMPEFKQTA, from the coding sequence ATGATCGAAACGTATTTGAAACACCAGGAAGAGCGCAATGCCCAGGGCATTCCGGCGCTCCCCTTGAACCCGGAGCAGACCAGGGAGCTCTGCGCCCTGCTGCAGAATCCCCCGGTCGGCAAGGAGGAGTTCCTCAAGGATCTCTTCAAGAACCGCATCTCCCCCGGTGTCGATCCGGCCGCCGAGGTGAAGGCCGGTTTTCTCGCCGAGATCCTTGCCGGCAAGGCGACCTCAAAGCTGATCGACAAGAAGGAAGCGGTGCAGATCCTCGGCACCATGATGGGGGGCTACAACGTCAAGCCCTTGATCGACGCCCTCAAGGATGCCGCCCTCGCCGACGAGGCCGCCTGCGCCCTCTCCGGCATGACCCTGGTTTATGATGGTTTCGACGAGGTCGTCGCCCTCGCCAAGACCAATGCCGCCGCCAAGAAGGTGCTGACCTCCTGGGCCAACGCCGAGTGGTTCACCCACAAGCCGGCGATGCCCGAGACGATCAAGGTCAAGGTCTACAAGGTCGACGGCGAGATCAACACCGATGACTTCTCCCCGGCCGGCGACGCCTGGAGCCGCCCCGACATCCCGCTCCACGCCCTCGCCATGGGCAAGACCCGCTTCCCCGACGGCAACGCCACTATCGCCAAGTTCCGCGCCGAGGGTCACCAGGTCGCCTTTGTCGGCGACGTTGTCGGCACCGGTTCCTCGCGCAAGAGTGCCTGCAACTCGGTCCTCTGGCACATCGGCAACGAGATCCCCTGCGTGCCGAACAAGAAGACCGGCGGCGTCATCATCGGTGGCGTCATCGCTCCGATCTTTTTCAACACCGCCCAGGACTCCGGCGCCCTGCCGCTGAAAATGGACGTCACCAAGTTCAACACCGGCGACGTCATCGTCATCAATACCAAAAAGGGCGAAGTGACCAATGAGGCGGGGGATATCCTCACCACCTTCGAGATCAAGCCGAACACCGTCCCCGACGAGTTCCGCGCCGGCGGCCGTATTCCGCTGATCATTGGCCGGGCGCTGACCGACAAGGCACGCACCGCCCTCGGCATGGGCGCCACTGATCTCTTCACCCTGCCGATCAACCCGACTCCCAAACCGGGCCAGGGCTACACCCTGGCGCAGAAGATGGTCGGCAAGGCCTGCGGCGTCGAAGGTGTCCTCGCCGGGACTGCCTGCGAGCCGAAGATGACCACCGTCGGCTCCCAGGACACCACCGGGCCGATGACCGCCGACGAGCTCAAGGAACTCGCCTGCCTCAAGTTCCTTTCGCCGATGTTCATGCAGTCCTTTTGCCACACCGCCGCCTACCCGAAGCCGGCTGACGTCAAGATGCACAAGACCCTCCCCGGCTTCATCGCCGAGCGCGGCGGAGTCGCCCTGCGCCCCGGTGACGGCGTCATCCACTCCTGGCTGAACCGGCTGCTGCTGCCCGACACCGTCGGCACCGGCGGCGACTCCCACACCCGCTTCCCAATCGGCATCTCCTTCCCGGCCGGCTCCGGCCTGGTCGCCTTCGCCGGCGCCATGGGCTTCATGCCGCTCGACATGCCCGAGTCGGTGCTGGTGCGCTTCAAGGGTAAATTCAACCCCGGCATCACCCTGCGCGACGCCGTCAACGCCATCCCCTACTGGGCGATCCAGCAGGGCCTGCTGACGGTGCCGAAGAAGAACAAGAAGAACATCTTCAACGGCCGCATCCTTGAGATGGAAGGTCTGCCGGAGCTCTCCGTCGAGCAGGCTTTTGAGCTGACCGACGCTGCCGCCGAGCGCTCTGCCGCCGCCGGCTGCATCCAGCTCTCCGAGGAGTCGGTCTGCACCTATCTGCGCTCCAACGTCGCCCTGATGGAGAAGATGATCGCCGAGGGCTACCAGGACCCGCAGACCCTGCAGAACCGCATCGACGCCGTCAACGCGTGGCTGAAAGCGCCGAAACTGCTCAAGGCCGACAAGAACGCCGAGTACGCCGCGGTGATCGAGATCGACCTCGCCGATATCACCGAGCCGATTCTCGCCTGCCCCAACGACCCGGACGACGTCAAGCTCCTCTCCCAGGTCGCCGGCACGCCGATCCAGGACGTCTTCCTCGGCTCCTGCATGACCAATATCGGCCACTTCCGTGCCGCCGCCGAGATCTGGCGCGGCCAGAAGTTCAACCCCGCCGTCCGGACCTGGATCTGCCCGCCGACCCGCATGGATCAGCAGCAGCTCAAGGACGAGGCGCTCTACGCGATCTACAGCGCCATGGGCGCCCGCATCGAGATCGCCGGCTGCTCCCTCTGCATGGGGAACCAGGCGCGGGTGCCGGACGGGGTCAACATGTTCTCCACCAGTACCCGGAACTTCGACGACCGTATCGGCAATGGCGCCCAGGTCTACCTAGGCTCCGCCGAACTCGGCGCGGTGACCACCAACCTCGGCAAGCTGCCCACCCCCGAGGAGTACCTGGCGGTCTACCAGGAGAAGATCGCGCCGAAGGCCGATACCATCTACAAGTACCTGCAGTTCGACGAAATGCCGGAGTTCAAGCAGACGGCTTAA
- a CDS encoding amino acid ABC transporter substrate-binding protein produces MKLSRIMVVVAVLLLMSAGLACAGQDLDAVKKKGYVQVGVNGGVFGFGMPDEKGVWRGLDVDTGRAIAAAVFGDASKIKYTPLTAQQRFTALQSGEIDVLCRNATRTLTRETQLGLNFVTVNYYDGQGFMVPKKLGVKSAKELSGATVCVLPGTTTEQNAADYFRSNKMDWKPVVIEATAELAKTFFAGRCDVLTSDASQLAGARATAPNPKDYVILPEIISKEPLAPAVRHGDDQWRDIVDFTVLAMIQAEEYGITSKNVDEMLKSSDPGVQRFLGVIEGNGKALGLDEKWAYNIIKQVGNYGEVFERNVGKNTSLGIERGLNALWTNGGLMYSPPFK; encoded by the coding sequence ATGAAACTGTCAAGAATCATGGTAGTAGTAGCGGTCCTTCTGCTCATGTCCGCCGGGTTGGCCTGTGCCGGCCAGGACCTGGATGCGGTCAAGAAGAAAGGCTACGTCCAGGTTGGTGTCAATGGCGGTGTCTTCGGCTTCGGCATGCCGGATGAAAAAGGGGTCTGGCGCGGGCTCGATGTCGATACCGGTCGCGCCATCGCCGCGGCGGTCTTTGGCGATGCCAGCAAGATCAAGTACACGCCGCTCACCGCCCAGCAGCGCTTCACCGCCCTGCAGTCGGGCGAAATCGACGTTCTCTGCCGCAACGCGACCCGTACCCTGACCCGGGAGACCCAGCTCGGTCTCAACTTCGTCACCGTTAACTACTATGATGGCCAGGGTTTCATGGTTCCCAAGAAACTCGGCGTGAAGAGTGCAAAAGAGCTCAGCGGGGCGACCGTCTGCGTTCTCCCCGGCACCACCACCGAACAGAACGCCGCGGACTACTTCCGCAGCAACAAGATGGACTGGAAACCGGTAGTGATCGAGGCGACCGCCGAGCTTGCCAAGACCTTCTTTGCCGGACGTTGCGACGTGCTGACCTCCGATGCCTCGCAGCTGGCCGGGGCCCGCGCCACCGCGCCCAATCCGAAGGATTATGTCATTCTTCCCGAAATCATCTCCAAGGAGCCGCTGGCTCCCGCGGTTCGGCATGGCGACGACCAGTGGCGGGATATCGTCGACTTTACCGTGCTCGCCATGATCCAGGCGGAAGAGTACGGAATCACTTCCAAGAACGTTGACGAGATGCTCAAGAGCAGCGACCCCGGCGTCCAGCGCTTTCTCGGCGTGATCGAAGGGAACGGCAAGGCCCTCGGCCTCGACGAAAAATGGGCCTACAACATCATCAAGCAGGTCGGCAATTACGGGGAAGTCTTTGAACGCAATGTCGGCAAGAATACTTCCCTCGGAATCGAGCGCGGGCTCAATGCGCTCTGGACCAACGGTGGGTTGATGTATTCGCCCCCCTTCAAGTAA
- a CDS encoding RNA methyltransferase, which produces MSRLDESRVYLGLINPKSPANVGAVMRAAGCFGVAGVYYTGQRYARAVRFQTDTKNAGEKIPLTGVANMVDILPPGTRLVCVELVVGAIPLPQFRHPEQAFYLFGPEDGSLQQELIDRADAVVYVPTAGCLNLAATVNILLYDRAAKAGRVLAGDALILESRDRNNRLKVRAE; this is translated from the coding sequence ATGTCGCGATTGGACGAATCGAGAGTTTACCTGGGGCTCATCAACCCCAAGAGCCCGGCTAACGTCGGGGCCGTGATGCGGGCCGCCGGCTGTTTTGGCGTTGCCGGGGTCTACTATACCGGTCAGCGCTACGCCCGGGCGGTCCGGTTCCAGACCGACACCAAAAATGCCGGGGAGAAGATTCCCTTGACCGGGGTGGCGAACATGGTCGATATCCTGCCGCCGGGAACCCGGCTGGTCTGTGTCGAACTGGTCGTCGGGGCGATCCCGTTACCGCAGTTCCGCCACCCGGAGCAGGCTTTCTACCTCTTCGGCCCGGAGGACGGCAGCCTCCAGCAGGAGCTGATCGACCGGGCCGATGCGGTTGTCTATGTGCCGACCGCCGGCTGTCTGAACCTGGCGGCAACGGTCAACATTCTTCTTTATGACCGGGCCGCCAAGGCGGGCCGGGTCCTGGCCGGGGACGCACTGATCCTGGAAAGCCGGGACCGCAATAACCGTCTGAAGGTAAGAGCTGAGTAG